In Eretmochelys imbricata isolate rEreImb1 chromosome 4, rEreImb1.hap1, whole genome shotgun sequence, a single window of DNA contains:
- the LZTS3 gene encoding leucine zipper putative tumor suppressor 3, whose product MAKLETVSALSDPSYQSQDTFHSFASRPSESAPQNTMGSVGSGVANEQEFAMKSVGTRTQSSSRQADGSRNGYSTREISNRYSGEEKTYKSEKISNSLYINGDLRKSEKMKTDICGNVTTNNEKNLPPPPQYREPSNPPKILPVSGKLDQSNEPLVRPSAFKPVVPKNFHSMQNLCPPQNNGITENRKSLNHTNSNSPSAGKSGLEKTSLNRTTNQVGGLSDSGRNSLTSLPTYGTGYSQHVGPMSASTSHINRIGTTYVDKNTGGYNGISTSDSGRSSSKSTSSFNRLNHLNETMPFHSPSTDDVIQDLEDRLWEKEQEVLQMRRNLDKSEAAIFQVFEEKQKIWEREMEDLRQNYANKLQQVSKKAQRAQQALQLQIFKLQQEKKKLQDDVGQLLQQREELEKKFVAFKKEQAEFLPKIEETKWEVCQKAGEISLLKQQLKDSQADVSQKLNEIVGLRTQLKEGKNFLREKEEQITTLKDSYSSKTVNLEICENELQRKMNEVQMLREKLSHCELEVSGLKQTLASMGHHGHFNAELTEKLRDPLACESDEAKMKRQNEDRVIALKKEVERLQTELKLERQQLEQQVMDFEEERRTWQEEKEKVIKYQKQLQLNYVEMYQKNQLLEHKVNEMTTKATSPPYTEEKKPWTPSRLERIESTEI is encoded by the exons ATGGCCAAGTTAGAGACCGTGTCTGCTCTTAGTGACCCAAGCTACCAGAGCCAGGACACCTTCCACTCGTTTGCCTCCAGGCCCTCTGaatctgccccccaaaacactaTGGGAAGCGTGGGCAGCGGAGTCGCCAATGAGCAAGAGTTTGCGATGAAGAGCGTGGGAACCAGgactcagagcagcagcaggcaggctgaTGGCTCACGGAATGGCTATTCCACGCGGGAGATCTCTAACCGTTACTCCGGGGAGGAGAAGACCTACAAGTCAGAGAAGATCTCCAACTCCCTCTACATCAATGGGGACCTGCGCAAGAGTGAGAAGATGAAGACAGACATTTGTGGGAACGTTACCACCAACAACGAGAAAAAcctgccacctcctccccagtaCAGAGAACCCAGTAACCCACCAAAGATATTGCCAGTCTCTGGCAAATTGGACCAG AGCAATGAGCCCTTAGTTAGACCTTCAGCCTTTAAACCAGTAGTTCCTAAAAACTTCCATTCCATGCAGAATCTCTGCCCGCCGCAGAACAATGGAATAACCGAGAACAGAAAGAGCTTGAATCACACCAACAGCAATAGCCCGTCTGCTGGCAAAAGCGGACTGGAGAAGACCAGCCTTAATAGGACTACAAACCAAGTGGGAGGTCTTTCTGATTCTGGCCGTAACTCTTTGACGAGCTTGCCCACTTACGGGACGGGCTACAGTCAGCACGTTGGCCCAATGAGTGCTTCAACTAGTCACATAAACCGCATTGGCACAACCTATGTAGATAAGAACACAGGGGGATACAATGGAATATCTACCTCAGACAGTGGACGGTCTTCAAGCAAGAGTACTTCTTCTTTCAATAGACTCAACCATCTGAACGAAACAATGCCTTTCCACTCACCCTCGACAGATGACGTTATCCAGGACCTGGAGGACAGGCTgtgggagaaggagcaggaggtcCTGCAGATGAGAAGAAACCTGGACAAAAGCGAGGCTGCCATCTTCCAAGTGTTTGAGGAGAAGCAAAAAATTTGGGAGCGTGAAATGGAGGACCTCAGGCAAAATTATGCAAATAAACTGCAGCAGGTCTCCAAGAAGGCCCAGAGGGCTCAACAGGCCTTGCAGCTCCAGATCTTCAAGCtccagcaagagaaaaaaaagctCCAGGATGATGTGGGGCAACTTCTCCAACAGCGAGAAGAGCTAGAGAAAAAATTTGTGGCTTTCAAGAAAGAACAGGCAGAGTTTCTTCCCAAGATTGAAGAAACCAAGTGGGAG GTGTGCCAGAAGGCTGGTGAGATCTCACTACTCAAGCAACAACTGAAGGATTCCCAAGCTGACGTCTCTCAGAAACTGAACGAGATAGTGGGGCTGCGGACTCAGCTCAAAGAAGGTAAGAACTTCctgagagagaaggaggagcagATCACCACCCTGAAAGACTCCTACAGCTCCAAGACTGTCAACCTGGAGATCTGCGAGAATGAGCTGCAGAGAAAGATGAATGAGGTGCAGATGCTAAGGGAAAAACTCAGCCACTGTGAGCTGGAGGTCTCTGGCCTGAAGCAGACGCTGGCCAGCATGGGGCACCATGGCCATTTCAATGCAGAGCTCACTGAGAAACTAAGGGACCCCTTGGCCTGTGAGAGCGATGAGGCCAAGATGAAGCGCCAGAACGAGGACCGTGTCATTGCCCTGAAGAAGGAGGTGGAGCGGCTCCAGACGGAGCTGAAGCTGGAGcgccagcagctggagcagcaggtgATGGACTTTGAGGAGGAGCGGCGCACgtggcaggaggagaaggagaaggtgaTCAAATACCAGAAGCAGTTACAGCTGAACTACGTGGAGATGTACCAGAAGAACCAGCTCCTGGAGCACAAGGTGAATGAGATGACCACCAAGGCCACCAGCCCACCTTACACCGAGGAGAAAAAACCATGGACTCCATCCAGGCTAGAGCGCATAGAGTCCACTGAGATCTAA